One Haloplanus sp. GDY1 DNA window includes the following coding sequences:
- a CDS encoding DUF7139 domain-containing protein: MTDYEGAGSTLDLMDFKNVRDGGVVETPTTYAMLMRVQPREWLILSEERRDSLYLSFMTFLRGLQFPTQILSMTTAYDPEPYLERFENLNRPLIGAGEGDADADSGLDESPLMDYGRQYHAEWLRNVVDVAEIRDREFFVAVSVAKDEEADDGVMAQLRAFLPGGNSIETDSETEAACIEEVNARAQRVASKLPQTQVKTEILDTRAAVLEVLYEVYHGEKPPISFTQGTYTLADDHAQDVADAAFDVTAAAKAEANEDGDFEFDRISDEYPEIEIESDADPLSPVGDGGYAHPDFVERVSNSRVLRWYARNIGPVGHGPRPVVPQAIYAGVFVGLLSFLLGAGALGAFVWSMDAAARGSDIYWLARTASFTTGAVSLPVFLLSLVVLFPSGRKTKALSLVGLGVVGYAMSLFLEAYPYEWDSNAAVTTLTVELYAAGLAALLLCVVLAVRSRQKVDLSNLVTTPIADGGEMDVDTLTDGGLAAVRTEDAPVVDIDTDADVESDAESRSESDVDATEAECEESAEMTDDAVADDSLTAADSDMADERNEADR, encoded by the coding sequence ATGACTGATTACGAAGGCGCCGGTTCGACGCTGGATCTCATGGACTTCAAGAACGTCCGCGATGGCGGCGTCGTGGAAACGCCTACGACCTACGCGATGCTCATGCGGGTTCAGCCCCGTGAGTGGCTCATCCTCTCCGAGGAACGCCGAGATAGCCTTTACCTGTCGTTCATGACGTTCCTACGCGGGCTACAGTTCCCGACGCAAATCCTCTCGATGACGACGGCGTACGATCCCGAGCCCTACCTGGAGCGATTCGAGAATCTCAACCGACCACTCATCGGGGCGGGTGAGGGAGATGCCGATGCAGACAGCGGATTGGACGAGTCGCCCCTGATGGATTACGGCCGGCAGTACCACGCTGAGTGGCTCCGGAACGTCGTCGATGTGGCGGAGATTCGTGACCGCGAGTTCTTCGTCGCGGTGTCGGTCGCGAAAGACGAAGAGGCCGACGACGGAGTAATGGCTCAACTTCGGGCGTTCCTCCCCGGTGGGAACAGTATCGAGACGGACAGCGAAACAGAAGCCGCGTGCATCGAGGAAGTGAACGCCCGCGCACAGCGCGTGGCCTCGAAACTCCCGCAGACGCAGGTCAAAACGGAGATTCTCGACACGCGAGCGGCTGTTCTCGAGGTTCTCTATGAAGTGTACCACGGGGAGAAGCCGCCCATCTCGTTCACGCAGGGGACCTACACGCTTGCTGACGATCACGCCCAGGATGTCGCTGACGCCGCCTTTGACGTCACTGCGGCGGCAAAGGCTGAGGCGAATGAGGATGGCGACTTCGAGTTCGACCGAATCTCCGATGAGTACCCCGAAATCGAGATTGAGTCGGATGCCGACCCGCTCTCGCCTGTCGGTGATGGGGGGTACGCCCACCCCGACTTCGTTGAGCGAGTGTCGAACTCGCGTGTCTTGCGGTGGTATGCACGGAACATCGGGCCAGTGGGTCACGGTCCCCGCCCGGTCGTCCCGCAAGCAATCTACGCGGGTGTCTTCGTTGGCCTACTGAGTTTCCTGCTCGGCGCGGGTGCCCTAGGCGCGTTTGTGTGGTCGATGGATGCCGCCGCCCGTGGCTCGGATATCTATTGGCTGGCGCGGACGGCATCGTTCACGACCGGCGCGGTGAGCCTTCCTGTCTTCCTGTTGAGCCTCGTCGTACTCTTCCCTTCGGGGCGGAAGACAAAGGCACTCTCACTGGTCGGTCTCGGCGTTGTGGGCTACGCGATGAGTTTGTTCCTCGAAGCGTACCCCTATGAGTGGGACTCGAACGCCGCTGTGACGACGCTCACGGTTGAGTTGTACGCGGCCGGATTGGCCGCGTTGCTCCTCTGTGTCGTACTTGCAGTGCGATCCCGACAGAAGGTGGACCTCTCGAACCTCGTCACGACGCCCATCGCCGACGGCGGCGAAATGGATGTTGACACCCTCACCGACGGCGGCCTTGCAGCAGTACGCACAGAAGACGCTCCTGTCGTCGACATCGATACCGATGCCGATGTCGAGTCGGACGCAGAGTCTCGATCGGAATCGGACGTCGACGCGACCGAGGCAGAGTGTGAGGAGAGCGCGGAAATGACTGATGACGCGGTTGCTGACGACTCGCTCACGGCGGCAGACTCGGACATGGCGGATGAGCGAAACGAGGCAGACCGATGA
- a CDS encoding IS4 family transposase, whose protein sequence is MESMTYSPPDSVVVDRIQRAFPSDELRERARATNLVERQRKFDIVALFYTLSFGFAAGSDRSLQAFLERYVEMADCDELSYAAFHNWFEPGFVALLREILDDAIENLDTGRTDLNGRLERFRDVLIADATIVSLYQDAADVYAATGEDQAELKLHLIESLSTGLPTRLRTTDGTTHERSQLPTGEWVADALILLDLGFYDFWLFDRIDQNGGWFVSRVKDNANFEIVEELRTWRGNSIPLEGESLQAVLDDLQRQEIDIRITLSFDRKRGSGASATRTFRLIGLRNEETDEYHLYLTNLGKEGYSAPDIAQLYRARWEVELLFKELKSRFGLDEINTTDAYIIEALVIMAAISLMMSRVIVDELRSVEARQREAEAAADADESASRLPRRRCSLAVERHAHLIQLYLMVELGYELPDLDELLLWASRNPNPHRKRLRSQVESGEFSFARH, encoded by the coding sequence GTGGAAAGTATGACCTACAGCCCACCGGATTCAGTCGTAGTTGACCGGATTCAAAGAGCGTTTCCCTCCGATGAGTTGCGCGAGCGCGCTCGCGCAACGAATCTCGTTGAACGTCAGCGCAAGTTCGACATCGTTGCACTATTCTACACACTCTCGTTTGGCTTCGCTGCCGGCTCAGACCGCTCTCTACAAGCATTTCTCGAACGCTACGTCGAGATGGCTGACTGCGACGAACTCTCCTACGCAGCGTTCCACAACTGGTTCGAACCGGGCTTCGTTGCACTCCTTCGAGAGATTCTCGATGACGCTATCGAGAATCTCGATACTGGACGAACCGACTTGAACGGACGTCTCGAACGCTTTCGAGACGTCCTGATTGCCGACGCGACTATCGTTTCACTGTACCAGGACGCCGCTGATGTCTACGCAGCAACTGGCGAGGACCAAGCTGAACTGAAGCTCCACCTCATCGAGTCACTCTCGACAGGTCTCCCAACACGGCTCCGCACAACCGACGGAACAACGCATGAACGGAGTCAGCTACCCACCGGAGAGTGGGTAGCTGACGCCCTCATACTCCTTGATCTAGGCTTCTACGACTTCTGGCTGTTCGACCGAATCGACCAGAACGGCGGATGGTTCGTCTCCCGCGTCAAGGACAACGCGAACTTCGAGATTGTCGAAGAACTACGGACGTGGCGGGGTAACAGTATCCCGCTGGAAGGGGAGTCGCTGCAGGCCGTCCTTGACGACCTGCAGCGACAGGAGATTGATATCCGAATCACGCTCTCGTTTGATCGCAAACGAGGGTCGGGCGCAAGCGCGACCCGGACGTTTCGGCTGATCGGTCTGCGCAACGAGGAGACCGACGAGTACCATCTGTATCTGACGAATCTCGGCAAGGAGGGCTATAGCGCGCCCGATATCGCGCAGCTCTATCGGGCGCGCTGGGAAGTCGAGTTGCTGTTCAAGGAGTTAAAATCGCGGTTCGGTTTGGACGAGATCAACACGACCGACGCCTACATTATCGAGGCGCTGGTTATTATGGCAGCAATTTCGCTGATGATGAGCCGTGTAATTGTGGACGAGTTGCGGTCAGTTGAGGCCAGACAGCGTGAGGCCGAAGCCGCCGCAGACGCCGACGAGTCGGCGTCGCGGCTCCCTCGGCGTCGCTGTTCGCTAGCCGTGGAGCGGCACGCTCATCTGATTCAGCTATATCTCATGGTTGAGTTGGGTTACGAACTACCGGATTTGGACGAGCTGTTGCTGTGGGCGTCACGAAATCCAAATCCACACAGGAAACGGCTACGCAGCCAGGTTGAATCGGGTGAGTTCAGCTTTGCTCGCCACTAA